The nucleotide window TGATGGATGGCACTACCAACTTTGTACATGGCCGGTTACCAATGCCTCCTTGACTACCTGCCCACTGTAGGCACCGGCACTGTGAGTGTGCTGTCCCGATGGCGTATTTTACGTACACGCATGCTACCTTCCGCTTGATGTAGCATCGCACCGTGGTACCCACGGTAGTTAGTCACACACACAACCCACCAGTTCTCATGAAATTCAACTCACAAAGGGTATCGCAGAGGACGTCACGACCTTCTTCGGCCATTGCTCCGGCGAAGGGAGGGATTATGTACGATAGCCCAGTCTCTGCTCCTTACCCTTTCATTGTACCAGGGTAAGGTACTTTTTGCGCAAGCTTGAATGACAAGTCTCACAGTAGCACCGTCAGGAAATCCAACTAGCGGAGACCGGCCTCTCAGTGTCAGCATCTCGGCATATGCTGGTCTCTCGAGAATGTGTGGATCCCACGCAAGTATCAAGATAACACTCGACGTTATACTCTATGTAGGTAGCTACCGTGAATTCTTCCTGTCACCCCTCCACAGGTGCAATTTCCGAGGCTACGAGGCCTATCAGCTTAACCAGCCTCACACAAAGAGCTGGATTCGTGTCGTTTGCTGCTAATGATGCCTTGACCGGGTCTATTGGTCTTCGCCGTTCCGGTTCCCTTGCCCGGCCATGCGAACCACGCAACTACCAGCCGAAACTGATACCAGATAGTCCACCTGCATACCCCCAATTTGATGCCGCATTTGTCATGATCGAGCATTTGGGCAGCAGTCGCCATTTGCAGAACATGAAAGGGCCTCATCAAGATCCCAATGTTCAAGAGGTATTCCAAGAGGCTGGCAATGAGATCTTCCAGAGCAGGCCGAGTTTGTCAATGGTATGAATGGCAAAGTGTGTCTTCTTCACCAGGTGATGTTCAATTTACCTATCACCATGCAGAATCCGTATTGCCAGCAGCGTGGCTTGGGGCCTCAAGCTTGTAGCGTGTCTACCTCCTGGCAGATTATCATGTGTCTTCCACAGTTTCATCGCTGGTTCAAATCTGGCGTAAGCTtgttccttcttcgccttggcAAATATTGACCGTACTCAGTTGATGTGATAGTTGCCTGAGACATTGTGTCAGACCAAAACACGAGATCCAAACACCAGCGGATAGCGCCCCAAGAGCAGTTTGCTTCGTTCCATCTACTCATGGGAATAGCTGCTTCGACGTGCTTGGTGCCTTTCCTTTATGGCTTTCAAGGCCCCTCTGCAGAGGATAACAGTCACTGTCCGTTTGGAAACTCGGATCAGCTGTAAGCCTTGGAAATACACTACATAAAGACCGTTGCCCTACTCATACCCAGACAGACGATCGGCACAGAGTTCGACCTCCTTTGTCTGGTCTCAGCTGGGCCCTGCTGGCCCTACCAAGCTTGTCCAATGTGGAAGAGCAATGAGCATGATCGGCACAGGAATTGGGCTTCAATGCCACCGAACCCGGTGCTTTGGTTGCCTACAGCCCCATTTTGACTTCTCCCGATGGGCTTGCGTCCGCTGCTTCGAAGCGCTGTGGCAAGGTGTGAAGCAAAAGCCACAAAACACCTCAGAGATTATGCGCACCGTATCTGCAGAAACGGAGGTTGGGTTTTGCTGCAGTGTCCGAAGCCAGTCAGACGATCACTCGGCGAGTCGGAATGGGATATGTTACAGTTGGCTTGGCGAGGCTGTTGATGAGCTGCCAGATGGGACAATCTTTGACTATGTACCTGGCACGCCTGGCTTCCTGGCCACTTACACCGGGGActactatgtatgtagtTGGTTCAACATCCCAGCAAAACACCCCTACCTTCAGTCGGAGTTCGGCTTCCTAGGGAACCCAAGGGGATGGATGCGTACTGCATGAGTCCGCCATGGCTCCGATCCGGCCATCAATTGGCCATTGATCCAATGTTTCAGTGCACAATGTGGCGTGCTGCTCTCATTCTTCGGGCCGCAGTCGTTCTCAGCTCGTCTATGTTGATGAGCAAGTACTGGGTATGTGtttgtcttttcttttccttctctagtCTCGGTCTTTGAAAGCTGAGAATCAAGGGAAACACAGGCATCTCTCTCCTTAGAAGCCGAGGAGTGAGCATTAAAAGATGGATCAGATTCCCTGTGCGCATAACCAACTTGGTATGTACCCCCTCAGAGTATGATGCGGGCCGGGGTCCCCTGGCCTGTCATCTCTTCTTAATCCGAACCCTATCGTACGAAGGTCTTGTCCGTCTTCCGATATTACATCCTTCAAGCAGAGTTTATGAGACCTCGATTCCGATGCTGGCAGAGATACTTTCCTGGTTTTCTTAGGTCGCAACAGACATCACGCTGCGATTTCTAGGACGAATAGCGAATTCACCTTAAGCACACCGCAATGCCACTACGTTTTGCACCTCCGCCGTAATTGAGATTCTTCTGGTGTCAGTAAGTATCTTGGGGGTCTCGTGACGCAGCTGTGTCGGTCGTCGTCTTACATGCGCGCTACACGCGTGATGGATTTTATATCGCCTATCGACAGGACGACATCTGGAGTTGTCCTTCATCTAATTCCAGCGTATCTTTCGTTCTGATGCATACTGGTATGTCGTCAACTCACCCAACCATTTCTCGGCTCCATTGCTACCGCGTATATGATCGAATCGAGATTCTGCAAATCTCCGAACAGCTTCGGATAGCAGCTAATGGCTTAAATCACATAAGCgaactccaccaccaacaataGAAAACACGATTCATCATCAACTAATCATTTCACCTATTGTCATGGCTAGTGTCGTTACATGCTCCCGTCGTTGCTGGTCGTGCAAAAGGGGGGCCAGAGGATTAGGGTGTCTCATAGGGGTCTTTCCAGGCGTTCTCGCGAATCGAGGTACCGACCCCTGTGACTGCCAGACCTGGTGACGTGTGGCAAAAGGGCGTTAAAGGAGAAACCGAAACTTTAAATTTCTCCTTTCCCTGTCAGCAAAGACAAGCATTGAACGCCAATTTCCTCTCTTGTGTCGCATGAGTtgaaagggaaagaggaaCGAACTGACCTGTACTTGCGGGCAAACCATTCGCCCTTGCCTTTTCCGAGCACTTCGGTTGTATGCCGGAGAAAGGATTGTTTGTGTCAAGACGCTAACAGAACCCCCTTAAAACCATGTTCCGTTAAGCGCTACGCAAGCCTGAAGGCCCTGGAATGGCATCACTTTCCCTTGGTGTTACAGTATGTCCGCTCAGAGCATACGCGTGAATAACTCGCACAATGTCCTTTGAATTCGGTTTATCCTCTGCTCCAGCACCTTTGATGATGACATTTCGAGACGCTATCGAGTCCGTCCCCTGAATCATACAATATAGTGCACGAGCAGATGACTTCCATCCAGTTGATTTGCAAACGGAAGTACGCGGGGGCAGGATTCTATATCCGAGTGAATATACTGCTATGAACCCTGAAGGACGAAGTAGTCGTCATCATGAATAATCGGGGTCATAAATGCCGAGATCACCGACACCGTTACCGGCCGGCACTTCAACTACCTACCCGCTCGAGGATGCGGGGCGCGCGATGTGACGATGGGCGTGATGATGTCCTGCTTCCCCGCGTTTTTGGAGTTCACTCCGTCAAACATTTCCCGTCCCGTCATCTTGGATTCTTGATGGGCGACAAGATCAACCAACTGTGAAGCTCCCAGCCTGCCTGTCAAGCCTGCCTGTCACACGAATGGCATGCTTTCGAGAAGAGAATTGAAAGGCGGCCGAGGGCGGACTTACTTTTTGGTTCTTGAAGCGTCGGGCCGCGGGTAGGTGATCCCGAAGCTATTGAACTTGGGTGAGTGTGGGTAGGGAGCAagcttgtttttttttttttcttgtgaAGATCTTTGACTTCTTGATAATGTTGACTGGCGGGTTGTTTTGAAGCTTGATTCTTCTGTGAAGCTTTTACccagcatcatcaacctctGTGCAAGCTCCTCTGGATCATCACAACCCATGCCTTTGTGGATTACACCGCCTAATcagtcttcttcatcctctccaaGCTCGTACCATTACCTAGCTATCAATCACCGTCAAGCTGAAGGAAAACAATAGACAGAtaaacaacaccaacaatgTCCTCCTCTGGCCCCTACAAGCTCGTCACCGTCAACACGGCTCCCGATCGCGCCAAGCGTCTCATCGGCCGTGTTGTCGAAGACGTCAAGGACAAGTACACCATCATCCATGTCGGCAACGCTGCCTGTAAGTGTTCGCTCCCGTGGTTTCTGTTAATTTTGCCTCCTTTACCTTCCCAATCGTTGACTGACTGGCTCATACCAAACAGCAATCGAAGAAGTAAAGTCTGTAGTCGAAGAACACCGGCCCAACATTCTGGTTTGGCCCCCCTTAGTCCGCATACCTACCCAAGCAACGTAGAGAATATATAAAGATCGTTAACACAAAACTGCAGTTCACGGCATCAATGTGGACTCCCGAAGAAGCTCATCAGATCATTACCATTGCCAAGGAAGTGGTCGGCGGGGACCTCAAGACTTTTTCTTTGCCGCAGGGGTTGCAGGTGAATAAGGGACCGGATGCGGTGGTGGAGTATATCAAGGAGAACTTGCCGAGTTTGTTGGGTTGAACAGTGGCAAGGGGGGCTTGTCAAggctcttctcttcttcttgacatAGTTTCAAAACTTTATCTGCCTTGTCATCCTGCTCAAATTCTATAAACCTGGCGAATCCTCTCCTCCGATCTCCGAAGAAAGTGACAATTGGGTCCATGAAAACGTGCCGACATGACACTTTCAAAACAACGGATTGTAACGTCGAAGAGAGCAAGAAGTTTTGCACCTTGTATTTGTTCATAACATTCTTTGGACACTCGCTTCGCTGTCTTGCTGATTACTCATTTTCAGCCTGAAGTTATTAAATCAAACCATTTCACATCAATCCATTATACCTGATCCTCCTCTCACTGCTCGTTCTTCATGACATTATACAAACTGCCAATATGCGGCAAGATCTCCACCACGaactcatcaccatcatgcAACAACTCCTTAGGATTCCTAGCAAAGCCAACACCAGCCGGAGTGCCGGTTATGATAACGGTACCCTTGGGCAGCGTGGTGCCCTGCGACAAGaagctaataatttcttGAACCGAGAAGATGAGGTCACTGTGTAGTCCTGTCAGCATCCCATCCAACCTCGCAAACAAGGCACAGAAAACAAAACTGGACAgaacagaaaaagaaagaaagaaagaaagaaaactcaCGTCAAGGGACTCTCCTGCACCACCTTCCCATTCTTCAACCCCCTCACCTTCAGCCCGCCCACATCCCCAATAACCTCCTTGCTGACCAGCACCGGGCCAATAGGACAACTGCCATCGAAACCCTTGGAGTAACACCACTGCGTCTGCGCAAACTGGGACGCGCGGCTGCTAATGTCGTTGCTGGCGGTGTAGCCGAGGACGTAGTCGAGCGCTTCTGCTTCGCTAACGTTCTTGCAGTCCTTACCGATAATGATGGCCAGCTCGGACTCGTAGTCGGCCGAGTCCGACTCGATGGTGTGCTTGGGAATGGGCGTGGGCGCCGGATAGGGGTCGGCGAGGGCGGTGGCGGGCttaaggaagagggtgggGATCTCGGGGATGGACATTTTGGCTTCTTCGGCGTGTTTTTTGTACTGTATATTTTTGGTTAGGCGGGAATGTTTAGCTCAGTTGTGCAGCCAAGTTGGGGAATTGAATTGCAGGCATCTAAGTAGGCGTAGAGGAGCTGAGGTTTTGGGGCACGTGTAAGGGGGCAAAAGCTTACGTTCAAGCCAATGCAGCGAATGGTGCCGGCCTCTTGGGCAGTGACAGGAGAGAGAATTCGGCCGATGATGGCCTTGTTGCCGGTGGGAGAGCCGGCGTCGAGAACGGAGGTGCCAGAGTAGACGTTCACTTCGACATCGTCGCCCTTGCGGACGGCGGCGCCGACGTCGACTTGGCTGTCGATGGGCTCGCCAATGAGGACCTTGGAGTCATCGTCCTTGGGAACGAATCTTACGAGACCTAAATAAGATTCGAGTGTCAGTTTTGTTGCCGTATAGATATCTCGGCGTCTGGAGGAAGGGTGACTGGAGAAAGTGTTGGACTCACGGCTAAACGACATGATTTCTGTGTTTCTTATAAACTTTCAAAAGATCGATGGACTAAATAAAACAATGGTTTAGCACAAAATCAGTGATAGTTTAGAGAGCACACTTATACTTGAATTCTCAGTCACCGCTTGTCAAGTCAAAACAATCCAAGGCCGCAATTCGGAGAAGGGAGATCAGCACCATTACACGATGAGGGGCAGCAGCCACACCCCAGAGCATGTGAATGGAGCTCAGAAATATGGCCGAAGCTACTGCTAGCATAAGGCTTACTAACCACTTGTTCATCATGCCTGTGGCCAGTGTCCGGCAGTAGAATAGTAGGTAGGCACTGCACTAAGCATGTCATTGTAGGACAATCTGTACCATCCGCAGATCAGGCTGATTTGCTGCTTGCGTATAATGTTGAAGGTTTGGAGAGGTTTCCCCGAACCCGCATGCTATCCTTGATATGCAGCTCTTCAGCGCTGCAGGTTATAACAAGTGCCGGATCTTGGCATCGTAGACCAATATTCGCAACGGGATGGACTGAACCCCTGGCTGGGAAGAAGACGCCATGAAAAGACACAAAGACAATGACCATTGAAGAGAATAACGACATAGtgaaattctttatttttttcccccaTTTCACCACGACAATTCCTCGAGGACCTGGAACCGGGTAGAGCACCCCCGTATTCCCCCGCAAGTGCGGGAATCCTACCCCATCTGCTTTCGAAGCGGGAAACACATGGCGTTGAGTTTGGGGAACGGGAGGGGACGCCAGCGGACGCCAGAAATAGTGTACTGTTTGTATCAAGAAACACATAAGCTTTTGTCAGCGTTGAAGGGTCCTCGTTACCCCCTGTCTAGAGAGACCGACCCCCTGCCGTAGTTTCTTCTGCCAAATCCGGACGCTGTAAATTGTGGTTGGACATGCCAATGccaaagtcaacaacaacactacAGCCCACTGGAATAAAAGAGTAAACATGACCCGAAATGGAGGTGAACGGAGGTCAAAATCgccaaagaaggaaagaaaaagacacaCAGCACCtaggattcgctggtcgtcaccgacccaactaagTTAGCGTGTACACCACAGGCGCCTTGGGCATCAACGCTGGGAATGATAGTTCTCAATTGCCTCGCACGTCCAGGGAAGGATGGCTTCGCAGCTGCCTGGGCCGGTTGATATGTGAGACAAATGAACTCT belongs to Neurospora crassa OR74A linkage group IV, whole genome shotgun sequence and includes:
- a CDS encoding fumarylacetoacetate hydrolase, variant; its protein translation is MSFSRLVRFVPKDDDSKVLIGEPIDSQVDVGAAVRKGDDVEVNVYSGTSVLDAGSPTGNKAIIGRILSPVTAQEAGTIRCIGLNYKKHAEEAKMSIPEIPTLFLKPATALADPYPAPTPIPKHTIESDSADYESELAIIIGKDCKNVSEAEALDYVLGYTASNDISSRASQFAQTQWCYSKGFDGSCPIGPVLVSKEVIGDVGGLKVRGLKNGKVVQESPLTDLIFSVQEIISFLSQGTTLPKGTVIITGTPAGVGFARNPKELLHDGDEFVVEILPHIGSLYNVMKNEQ